A genomic stretch from Lysobacter ciconiae includes:
- a CDS encoding cytochrome c/FTR1 family iron permease gives MPTVLRCLLVSVLLCLSLQVRASTADVQTAWRLLDYIAVDYAGAVADGEVVDPTEFQEMVEFSASARERIQSLEATAGQPRLLEEAERLQAAIAAHEPPEAVAKLSRGLASDLIAAYPVPLAPTAPPDMAVAAGLYQQQCASCHGDTGGGDGPASVGLDPPAIDFTDRGRARERSVFALYQVIEQGLEGTSMASYAHLPADERWALSFYIGQFAYPESQAGAGEKLWNEDASLRASIPDLAALTQVTPAALANDVGEETAQAITAYLRRHPEAVDAPVVAEGQLAFARSRLAESVAAYAAGDQPKARDLALSAYLDGFEPIEPLLAARDRALMARIEAAMGELRSRIGSSASVEAVQEQVQVVDSLFAEAEHALEPEMANNASAFVGAFTILVREGLEALLILIAMVAFLRKANRTEVMPYVHGGWISALVAGGVTWFMATYVVSISGASRELTEGFAALFAAVVLLFVGIWMHGKSQAGAWQRYINDKLSHALSKRSAWFLFVLSFVVVYREVFETVLFYIALWSQGNGMAIVAGGGLGAAVLVVIAVAMLRFSQRLPIGQFFSISSILIAVVAVVLAGKGIAALQEAGWVSVSTLSIPRVALLGIYPTLQSVLAQLVTLTVLAAGFWFNRRSAVPSAA, from the coding sequence ATGCCCACTGTCCTGCGTTGCCTGCTCGTCTCCGTGCTGTTGTGCCTGTCGCTTCAAGTCCGCGCGTCCACGGCGGATGTGCAGACGGCTTGGCGATTGCTGGACTACATCGCCGTGGACTATGCCGGGGCGGTGGCGGATGGCGAGGTCGTCGACCCGACCGAGTTCCAGGAGATGGTGGAATTCTCCGCGTCCGCTCGTGAGCGGATCCAGTCCCTTGAGGCAACCGCCGGGCAGCCGCGGCTGCTGGAGGAGGCGGAACGCCTGCAGGCGGCCATCGCGGCCCACGAACCGCCTGAGGCCGTCGCGAAGCTGTCGCGCGGGCTGGCCAGCGACCTGATCGCCGCCTACCCGGTCCCGCTCGCACCGACCGCCCCGCCTGACATGGCCGTCGCCGCCGGCCTGTATCAGCAGCAATGCGCCAGTTGCCACGGCGACACCGGCGGCGGCGACGGTCCGGCCAGCGTCGGCCTTGATCCCCCGGCGATCGATTTCACCGACCGCGGGCGTGCGCGCGAGCGCAGCGTGTTCGCGCTCTACCAGGTGATCGAGCAGGGGCTGGAAGGCACCAGCATGGCCAGTTACGCCCACCTGCCAGCCGACGAGCGCTGGGCGCTGTCGTTCTACATCGGCCAGTTCGCCTACCCCGAATCGCAGGCCGGCGCCGGCGAAAAGCTGTGGAACGAGGACGCTTCGTTGCGCGCGTCGATCCCGGACTTGGCGGCGCTGACCCAGGTCACCCCGGCGGCGCTCGCGAACGACGTCGGTGAGGAAACCGCCCAGGCCATCACCGCCTACCTGCGACGGCATCCTGAAGCAGTGGACGCACCGGTCGTTGCCGAAGGCCAGCTCGCGTTCGCCCGCAGCCGTCTGGCCGAAAGCGTCGCCGCCTATGCCGCCGGCGATCAGCCCAAGGCCCGTGACCTCGCCCTGTCCGCATACCTGGACGGCTTCGAGCCGATCGAACCGCTGCTGGCCGCGCGCGACCGTGCCCTGATGGCTCGCATCGAGGCGGCCATGGGCGAGTTGCGCTCGCGCATCGGTTCTTCCGCCAGCGTGGAAGCGGTCCAGGAGCAGGTGCAGGTCGTCGACAGCCTCTTCGCCGAAGCCGAGCACGCGCTCGAACCGGAAATGGCCAACAACGCGTCGGCCTTCGTCGGCGCGTTCACCATTCTGGTGCGCGAAGGCCTTGAGGCGCTGCTGATCCTGATTGCGATGGTCGCGTTCCTGCGCAAGGCCAACCGGACCGAGGTCATGCCCTATGTGCATGGCGGCTGGATCAGCGCATTGGTGGCCGGCGGCGTTACCTGGTTCATGGCGACCTATGTGGTCAGCATCAGCGGGGCCAGTCGTGAGCTGACCGAAGGCTTCGCCGCGCTGTTTGCCGCGGTCGTGCTGTTGTTTGTCGGCATCTGGATGCACGGCAAGAGCCAGGCGGGTGCGTGGCAGCGCTACATCAACGACAAGCTCTCGCACGCGCTGTCCAAACGCTCGGCGTGGTTCCTGTTCGTGCTTTCCTTCGTCGTGGTTTACCGCGAGGTCTTCGAGACCGTGTTGTTCTACATCGCGCTGTGGAGCCAGGGCAACGGCATGGCGATCGTTGCCGGCGGTGGGCTCGGCGCGGCCGTGCTGGTGGTGATCGCGGTGGCCATGCTCCGCTTCAGCCAGCGCCTGCCGATCGGACAGTTCTTCTCGATCAGCTCGATCCTGATCGCGGTCGTGGCCGTGGTGCTGGCCGGCAAGGGCATCGCCGCCCTGCAGGAAGCGGGCTGGGTGTCGGTATCCACGCTCTCGATCCCGCGCGTCGCGCTGCTGGGCATCTACCCGACCCTGCAGAGCGTGCTGGCGCAATTGGTGACGCTGACGGTGCTGGCGGCGGGGTTCTGGTTCAACCGGCGCTCCGCGGTGCCCAGCGCCGCGTGA
- a CDS encoding ECF-type sigma factor, with protein MVSKTDDLAGDVTRLLNALQPVEASGVDTGDRDKVFARVYGALHRIARHHRSRWRGNETLNTTALVHEAYLKLVSSGASYESRSHFLATASSAMRQLLINYAQRHAAQKRGSGNEELPLDDVSLVSPQRSEELLALDEALDRLQLMDPRAAQVVECRVFGGLSAEETAEALGVTRRTVSRDWSAARAWLYGELRADLTGHAA; from the coding sequence ATGGTTTCAAAAACGGATGATCTGGCCGGGGATGTCACCCGTCTGCTCAATGCGCTGCAGCCCGTTGAGGCCTCCGGCGTTGACACCGGAGACCGCGACAAAGTGTTCGCGCGGGTGTACGGGGCGTTGCATCGCATCGCGCGCCACCACCGCTCGCGCTGGCGCGGCAACGAGACGCTGAACACCACCGCACTGGTGCACGAGGCCTATCTGAAACTGGTCAGCAGCGGGGCCAGTTATGAAAGCCGTTCCCACTTCCTGGCCACGGCATCCAGTGCCATGCGCCAACTGCTGATCAACTACGCGCAGCGTCACGCGGCCCAAAAGCGTGGCAGCGGCAATGAAGAGCTGCCGTTGGACGATGTGTCGCTGGTATCGCCGCAACGCAGTGAGGAGTTGTTGGCGCTGGATGAAGCCCTTGACCGACTGCAGCTCATGGACCCACGCGCCGCCCAGGTCGTGGAGTGCCGCGTGTTCGGCGGTCTGAGTGCGGAGGAGACCGCCGAGGCCCTGGGGGTCACCCGCCGCACCGTCAGCCGCGACTGGAGCGCAGCGCGCGCCTGGCTTTATGGTGAACTGCGCGCCGACTTGACCGGTCACGCAGCATGA
- a CDS encoding enoyl-CoA hydratase/isomerase family protein, translating into MTNPLLNVRQGPVARLRMNRPDVHNAFDAMLIAALTGALDALAADDSVRVVVLEGAGASFSAGADLNWMRGMAAASEAENREDSLALARLMRTLNELPKPTIARVQGAAFGGGVGLVACCDIAIGADEAKFGLTESKLGLLPAVISPYVIEAIGARQARRWFASAEIFGAEQARRMGLLHETVAADELDAAVDRQVGLLLKAGPIASAQAKALVRQVASHTDGAAHDSDNADLIARLRVSPEGQEGLTAFLDKRKPAWCQ; encoded by the coding sequence ATGACCAATCCGCTGCTGAATGTTCGCCAGGGCCCGGTGGCCCGCCTGCGCATGAATCGCCCGGACGTCCACAACGCGTTCGATGCCATGCTGATCGCCGCGCTCACCGGCGCGCTGGATGCGCTGGCCGCCGATGACAGCGTCCGGGTCGTGGTGCTGGAGGGCGCGGGCGCCTCGTTTTCCGCCGGCGCCGACCTCAACTGGATGCGTGGGATGGCGGCGGCGAGCGAGGCGGAGAACCGGGAGGATTCGCTGGCTCTGGCGCGCCTGATGCGGACCTTGAATGAGCTGCCCAAGCCGACCATCGCCCGGGTCCAGGGCGCCGCGTTTGGTGGCGGCGTCGGGCTGGTTGCGTGTTGCGACATCGCCATCGGCGCCGACGAGGCGAAGTTCGGCCTGACCGAAAGCAAGCTGGGCCTGTTGCCGGCGGTGATCTCGCCCTATGTGATCGAGGCCATCGGCGCCCGCCAGGCGCGGCGCTGGTTCGCCTCGGCGGAGATCTTCGGCGCCGAACAGGCGCGGCGCATGGGACTGTTGCACGAAACCGTCGCTGCCGATGAGCTCGATGCTGCGGTGGATCGCCAGGTCGGGTTGCTGTTGAAAGCCGGCCCGATCGCATCGGCCCAGGCCAAGGCGCTGGTGCGCCAGGTCGCCTCGCACACCGACGGCGCCGCCCACGACTCCGACAACGCCGACCTGATCGCCCGCCTGCGGGTATCGCCCGAGGGCCAGGAAGGGCTCACCGCCTTCCTCGACAAGCGCAAGCCGGCGTGGTGCCAGTGA
- a CDS encoding serine/threonine-protein kinase, producing MSISGESEKPTERNRWLRAKQLFADLSAVAVDEREAWLDSACNGDPGLRAEVDRLIALDADASSYFDDLGATLAQDEIAPTRVGAYRIAGEIGQGGMGTVYLGQRDDGQFEQTVAIKVVRDSVSERLLARFRDERRILAQLKHPGIAYLLDGGSLADGRPYFVMEYIAGEEITDYADQKRLGVRRRLGLFREVCAAVAHAHRNLVIHRDLKPGNVMVQEDDQGHPSVKLLDFGIARITEQGLGDDGGDAVRRGNREPGSRPLPATGLTARAPTEYGDRILTPRYAAPEQIRGEPATTSSDVYALGLLLHELLTGTQPFGTAVSTAKDMQEAILAGAPARPSVSASRMDAAVAARRGSSPRQLARQLRGDLDSIVLKAIQNDPEQRYLSVGQMAEDIRRHLGGDIVSARHPSAAYRSSVFLRQHRYGVATTLLAVGAGVVLASLHVSRITHERDLARTEAAKATQVSGLLVSMLESADPAQARGEETSVREVLDQASNRIGGELAGQPDVRARMEAIIGTVYTSLGKYDKAETFLTRALDVQRTRQGTGHRETLETMQAIATLAMRRGKNEEAETLLRQVVEQRLAQPHPDPMLVAATRNDLGAALVRQGKRDEAESVHRAALAFATETALTEPEVQMTARNNLAVLLVGQGKFGEAEEHYRDVLSQRRELQGPVHPGLANVMNNLGVLLSKTQRFAEAEALLRESLAMKRKLYDDSGHPSIALAMTQLASVLTKQKRYDEAEPMYLEALAMRRKSLKPDHPYIATTLNNLANLYREQEDFARAEPLYHEAIEICREGAGPEHPWTASMILNLGQMYLSAGKPGLAAESLGDAVRIREKILPEDHWELAEARSLLGAALARQGKLDAASGLLDEGYSALRKARGEDDQHTLDAKKRLMALGDAGDIATR from the coding sequence ATGAGCATCTCTGGCGAGTCGGAGAAACCCACAGAAAGAAACCGCTGGTTGCGTGCAAAGCAACTGTTTGCCGATCTGTCCGCCGTCGCCGTGGACGAGCGGGAGGCATGGCTGGATTCCGCCTGCAACGGTGACCCCGGACTGCGCGCCGAGGTCGATCGCCTGATTGCGCTGGATGCCGACGCGAGCAGCTATTTCGACGATCTTGGCGCCACGCTGGCTCAGGACGAGATTGCTCCCACACGCGTGGGTGCCTATCGCATTGCCGGCGAGATCGGTCAGGGCGGAATGGGGACCGTGTACCTGGGCCAGCGCGATGACGGCCAGTTCGAGCAAACCGTCGCAATCAAGGTGGTACGCGACAGTGTCAGCGAGCGCCTGCTTGCGCGATTCCGGGACGAGCGCCGCATCCTGGCCCAGCTGAAACACCCGGGCATTGCGTATCTCCTCGACGGCGGCAGCCTCGCCGACGGACGCCCTTATTTCGTCATGGAATACATCGCTGGCGAGGAAATCACCGACTACGCGGACCAGAAGCGCCTGGGCGTACGGCGCCGGCTGGGACTGTTCCGCGAGGTGTGCGCGGCGGTTGCGCATGCGCATCGGAATCTGGTCATCCATCGCGACCTGAAGCCTGGCAACGTCATGGTGCAGGAGGACGATCAGGGCCATCCATCCGTGAAGCTGCTCGACTTCGGCATTGCCAGGATCACCGAGCAAGGACTCGGTGATGACGGTGGCGACGCCGTGCGCCGGGGGAATCGCGAACCTGGGTCCAGACCGTTGCCAGCGACTGGCCTCACCGCACGTGCGCCTACCGAATACGGCGACCGGATCCTGACGCCCCGCTACGCCGCGCCGGAGCAGATTCGCGGCGAACCAGCCACGACGTCCTCGGATGTTTACGCACTGGGCCTGCTGCTCCACGAGCTGCTGACCGGCACGCAACCGTTTGGCACTGCCGTATCCACCGCAAAGGACATGCAGGAGGCGATACTGGCAGGCGCACCTGCCCGGCCCAGCGTGAGTGCAAGCCGCATGGATGCTGCCGTCGCCGCGCGCCGGGGCAGCTCGCCCAGGCAGCTTGCACGGCAGTTACGCGGCGATCTCGACAGCATCGTGCTGAAGGCGATCCAGAACGATCCGGAGCAACGCTACCTCTCGGTCGGGCAGATGGCCGAGGACATCAGACGCCATCTTGGCGGCGACATTGTCAGCGCGCGGCACCCCTCCGCCGCCTACCGGAGCAGCGTGTTCCTGCGCCAGCACCGCTACGGTGTCGCAACGACGCTGCTGGCCGTGGGCGCGGGCGTGGTGCTGGCGTCGCTGCATGTGAGCCGCATCACCCATGAGCGCGACCTCGCGCGCACCGAAGCGGCCAAGGCCACGCAGGTCAGCGGACTTCTGGTCAGCATGCTGGAATCGGCCGATCCCGCGCAGGCGCGCGGAGAGGAAACCAGCGTGCGCGAGGTGCTGGACCAGGCCTCGAACCGGATCGGGGGCGAGCTCGCCGGGCAGCCCGACGTGCGCGCCAGGATGGAGGCCATCATCGGCACCGTCTACACCAGCCTGGGAAAATACGACAAGGCGGAAACCTTCCTGACCCGCGCCCTGGACGTGCAACGCACGCGCCAGGGAACCGGTCATCGCGAAACGCTGGAAACGATGCAGGCCATCGCCACGCTGGCCATGCGCCGCGGGAAGAACGAGGAAGCTGAGACCCTCCTTCGGCAAGTGGTTGAGCAACGCCTGGCACAGCCGCATCCAGATCCGATGTTGGTGGCGGCTACGCGCAACGACCTGGGCGCGGCACTGGTCCGTCAAGGCAAGCGTGACGAGGCCGAGTCGGTGCATCGCGCAGCACTTGCATTCGCAACCGAAACGGCACTCACCGAGCCCGAAGTGCAGATGACCGCACGCAACAACCTGGCTGTGCTGCTGGTGGGCCAGGGGAAATTCGGCGAGGCCGAAGAACACTACCGTGATGTGCTGTCGCAGCGGCGCGAGCTGCAGGGGCCTGTCCATCCCGGTCTGGCCAATGTGATGAACAACCTCGGCGTCCTGCTGAGCAAGACACAGCGCTTTGCGGAAGCCGAGGCACTGCTGCGCGAATCCCTGGCGATGAAGCGCAAGCTGTATGACGACAGCGGGCACCCGTCGATCGCACTCGCAATGACCCAGCTGGCCAGTGTCCTCACCAAGCAGAAGCGCTACGACGAGGCGGAACCGATGTACCTGGAGGCGCTGGCCATGCGTCGCAAGTCCCTCAAGCCGGACCATCCGTACATCGCCACCACCCTCAACAACCTGGCCAACCTCTACCGCGAACAGGAGGATTTCGCCCGCGCCGAGCCGCTTTACCACGAGGCGATCGAGATCTGCCGCGAGGGCGCGGGCCCGGAGCATCCATGGACTGCGTCGATGATCCTCAACCTGGGCCAGATGTACCTGAGCGCGGGCAAGCCCGGCCTTGCCGCAGAATCACTTGGCGATGCAGTGCGCATCCGCGAAAAAATCCTTCCCGAAGACCACTGGGAACTGGCCGAGGCCCGAAGCCTGTTGGGCGCCGCACTTGCCCGGCAAGGCAAGCTTGATGCCGCTTCGGGCCTGCTGGATGAGGGCTACAGCGCCCTGCGGAAGGCGCGGGGCGAAGACGATCAACACACCTTGGACGCAAAGAAGCGACTGATGGCGTTGGGCGATGCGGGAGACATCGCAACCCGGTAA